One genomic window of Thermithiobacillus plumbiphilus includes the following:
- a CDS encoding chemotaxis protein CheB, with translation IQKPSPAPAAPQTPLAPRRNRVQPYRLLAIGTSTGGPKALQEVITRLPGNLPVPVLLIQHMPAAFTGTFAQRLDQSSKLSVCEAASGDRLEPGRVYLAPGGRQMLLERQGSEVKIRLQEATPVQIYKPSVDITFTSAAEIYGAGVLAVVLTGMGADGREGARRLSAAGASIWTQDEESCVIYGMPKAIVDAGLSQRVVALAELPERLREEI, from the coding sequence TATCCAGAAGCCCTCCCCGGCGCCAGCCGCTCCGCAGACGCCGCTTGCCCCACGCCGCAATCGGGTGCAGCCCTACCGTCTGCTGGCCATCGGCACCTCCACCGGCGGGCCCAAGGCCCTGCAGGAGGTCATTACCCGCCTGCCCGGCAATCTGCCGGTCCCGGTGCTGCTGATCCAGCACATGCCAGCGGCCTTCACCGGCACCTTTGCCCAGCGCCTCGACCAGAGCTCAAAGCTCTCGGTCTGCGAGGCCGCCAGCGGCGACCGGCTTGAGCCGGGACGCGTCTATCTCGCGCCGGGTGGCAGGCAGATGCTGCTCGAACGCCAGGGCAGCGAAGTGAAAATCCGCCTGCAGGAGGCCACGCCCGTCCAGATCTACAAGCCGAGCGTGGACATTACCTTCACCAGTGCTGCCGAGATCTATGGCGCCGGCGTGCTCGCCGTGGTACTGACCGGCATGGGCGCCGATGGCCGCGAGGGCGCGCGCCGGCTGTCTGCCGCCGGCGCCAGCATCTGGACCCAGGATGAGGAAAGCTGCGTGATCTACGGCATGCCCAAGGCCATCGTCGATGCCGGGCTCAGCCAGCGCGTGGTAGCGCTGGCCGAGCTGCCCGAGCGGCTCCGCGAGGAGATCTGA
- a CDS encoding flagellar motor protein encodes MDILSIAGILIALLAILGGQALEGGHVGSILQLTAFIIVIGGTLGACMLQFPLPVFMRSLKMLSWIFKPPYHAPSELIGQVIDWSNTARKGGLLALEPALEHIDDPFTRKGLQMLVDGAEPDKLRNVLEVELEAREHHDLQAAKVYESAGGYAPTIGILGAVLGLIHVMENLADPSKLGSGIAVAFVATIYGVGSANLLFLPIANKLKGIVHHQSILKEMLIQGLGAIAEGENPRLIESKLQSYVT; translated from the coding sequence ATGGATATCCTCAGCATCGCCGGCATCCTCATCGCCCTGCTTGCCATCCTCGGCGGACAGGCGCTGGAAGGCGGGCATGTCGGCTCCATCCTGCAACTGACGGCATTCATCATCGTCATCGGCGGCACGCTGGGTGCCTGCATGCTGCAGTTTCCGTTGCCGGTATTCATGCGTTCCCTGAAGATGCTGTCCTGGATCTTCAAGCCGCCTTATCATGCCCCGTCCGAGCTGATCGGGCAGGTCATCGACTGGAGCAATACCGCGCGCAAGGGCGGCCTGCTGGCCCTGGAGCCGGCGCTGGAACACATCGACGACCCCTTCACCCGAAAAGGTCTGCAGATGCTGGTGGACGGCGCCGAGCCAGACAAGCTGCGCAATGTCCTGGAAGTGGAGCTGGAGGCCCGCGAGCATCACGACCTGCAGGCCGCCAAGGTCTATGAATCCGCCGGCGGTTACGCCCCCACCATCGGCATTCTCGGCGCTGTGCTCGGGCTCATCCACGTCATGGAAAACCTCGCCGACCCCTCCAAGCTGGGCAGCGGCATCGCGGTCGCCTTCGTGGCCACCATCTATGGCGTGGGTTCGGCCAATCTCCTGTTTCTGCCCATCGCCAACAAACTCAAGGGCATCGTGCACCATCAGAGTATCTTGAAGGAGATGCTGATCCAGGGGCTGGGCGCCATTGCCGAGGGCGAGAATCCGCGCCTGATCGAGAGCAAGCTGCAGAGCTATGTCACCTAG
- the motD gene encoding flagellar motor protein MotD — protein sequence MARRKRHEEHENHERWLVSYADFITLLFAFFVVMYALSSVNEGKYRVLSESLVAAFREPARSLQPIQVGSQAHSNSSENLVVKSPVPLLESPTQPTEEMARLAAAMRKALAPLIKEGKVTVHSNARGVVVDINASILFPSGQASINPEALPLLERIASVLVPLQYAIQVEGFTDDQPIHNALYPSNWELSGARAGSVVRLLATRGIAPQRMVAAGYGEFRPVAPNDTEANRARNRRVSIAVLAPGRHRTIGQTPIMEVPEPGEAHHSK from the coding sequence ATGGCGCGCAGAAAACGACATGAGGAACACGAGAATCACGAGCGTTGGCTGGTGTCCTACGCCGACTTCATCACCCTGCTGTTTGCATTTTTCGTGGTGATGTACGCCCTGTCTTCCGTGAACGAGGGCAAGTACCGGGTCCTGAGCGAATCGCTGGTTGCCGCCTTCCGGGAACCCGCCCGTTCCCTGCAGCCGATTCAGGTCGGCAGTCAGGCGCACAGCAATTCCAGCGAGAATCTGGTGGTCAAAAGCCCGGTCCCGTTGCTGGAAAGCCCAACCCAGCCCACCGAGGAAATGGCGCGGTTGGCCGCGGCCATGCGCAAGGCGCTCGCGCCGCTGATCAAGGAAGGCAAGGTTACGGTGCACAGCAATGCCCGCGGCGTGGTGGTCGACATCAACGCCAGCATTCTCTTTCCCTCCGGCCAGGCCAGCATCAATCCCGAGGCCCTGCCACTGCTCGAACGCATCGCCAGCGTGCTGGTGCCTCTGCAATACGCCATCCAGGTGGAGGGTTTCACCGACGACCAGCCCATCCACAACGCCCTTTATCCGTCCAACTGGGAGCTCAGTGGCGCCCGGGCGGGCAGCGTGGTGCGCCTGCTGGCGACCCGTGGCATCGCGCCGCAACGCATGGTGGCCGCGGGCTATGGGGAATTCCGGCCGGTGGCGCCCAATGATACCGAGGCCAATCGCGCCAGGAACCGCCGCGTCAGCATTGCCGTACTGGCGCCGGGCAGGCATCGCACCATCGGTCAGACGCCGATCATGGAAGTGCCCGAGCCCGGCGAAGCGCATCATTCCAAATAG